From Acidithiobacillus sp., the proteins below share one genomic window:
- a CDS encoding DUF493 domain-containing protein, with translation MISRRHGLVLSDDDTRGLRDAMEIEKNPAEDFPHLHHVKAIGQRDDLLAAVRAAIAPHAPDLPDMAFSCRPSSQGQYQAVTVSLEVSSHEHLLAIYTSVKEIDGVILCL, from the coding sequence ATGATCAGCAGACGCCATGGATTGGTCCTGTCCGACGATGACACGAGGGGGTTACGAGACGCTATGGAAATCGAAAAGAATCCAGCAGAAGACTTTCCGCACTTACACCATGTCAAAGCCATTGGTCAGCGCGATGATCTGCTCGCAGCGGTGCGGGCGGCGATCGCACCTCATGCGCCGGATTTGCCGGACATGGCCTTCTCCTGCCGACCCAGTAGCCAGGGGCAATATCAGGCCGTCACGGTTTCTCTGGAGGTCAGCAGCCATGAACATCTTTTGGCTATTTATACATCCGTCAAAGAGATTGACGGCGTAATCCTCTGCTTATGA
- the lipB gene encoding lipoyl(octanoyl) transferase LipB, with translation MNTPLLVRCWPGLLPYFTVLDAMREFTAQRDADTPDQMWLLQHPPVFTLGRNADAADVLDPGPIPVIRSDRGGKVTYHGPGQWVVYLLIDLPRMGINVRSLTTAMEQAVIRLLQQHGVSAHARRDAPGVYVGDAKIASLGLRIQRGRSYHGLSLNTQMDLSPFQRIHPCGMVNLAVTQVHDLCPDWPSHDIAEALMAELATSLDRPLRKGGA, from the coding sequence ATGAACACGCCCTTACTCGTTCGCTGCTGGCCGGGCCTGCTCCCTTACTTTACGGTACTGGATGCCATGCGCGAATTCACGGCACAGCGGGACGCCGATACCCCGGATCAGATGTGGCTTCTCCAGCATCCTCCGGTCTTTACTTTGGGGCGCAATGCTGATGCGGCTGACGTTCTTGACCCCGGCCCTATCCCGGTTATTCGCAGTGATCGCGGTGGCAAAGTCACCTATCATGGACCGGGACAATGGGTAGTCTATTTGCTCATTGATCTCCCCCGTATGGGAATCAATGTCCGCAGTTTAACCACCGCCATGGAACAGGCCGTCATTCGTCTGCTCCAGCAACATGGCGTGAGCGCTCATGCGCGTCGCGATGCTCCCGGAGTCTATGTGGGGGATGCCAAAATTGCCTCCCTGGGCCTACGTATTCAGCGCGGTCGCAGTTACCACGGCCTCAGCCTCAACACACAGATGGATCTGAGCCCTTTCCAGCGTATTCATCCTTGTGGCATGGTCAATCTCGCTGTCACCCAGGTGCACGACCTCTGCCCGGACTGGCCCAGCCACGATATTGCCGAAGCCCTGATGGCGGAATTGGCTACCAGCCTGGATCGCCCTTTAAGAAAAGGAGGGGCCTGA
- the lipA gene encoding lipoyl synthase, with protein MDPQHQSKKAERGYEKTARNPIPIIPATAERQPKPQWLRVRSPLSPEVDRLKKILRAADLHTVCEEASCPNLGECFGGGTATFMILGDVCTRRCPFCDVTHGRPQAPDPLEPVHLAQTVANMGLRFVVITSVDRDDLRDGGAHHFAQVISALREHCPELHIEILVPDFRGRVNKALATLQETPPDVFNHNLETIPRLYLQARPGADYHHSLQLLAAFKAQHPHVPTKSGLMLGLGEELDEIRAVMRDLRQAGCELLTLGQYLAPSRHHLPVARFILPEEFRQLQQDGMAMGFRHVASGPLVRSSYHAERSFHEMGGD; from the coding sequence ATGGACCCCCAACACCAGTCAAAAAAAGCCGAGCGCGGCTACGAAAAGACCGCACGCAACCCCATACCCATCATTCCGGCAACGGCCGAACGCCAGCCCAAGCCCCAGTGGTTACGGGTACGATCACCGTTATCCCCCGAGGTGGACAGACTCAAAAAGATCCTGCGTGCAGCGGACCTCCACACGGTCTGTGAGGAGGCCTCCTGCCCCAATCTGGGAGAATGCTTCGGCGGAGGGACAGCAACCTTCATGATTCTAGGAGACGTTTGCACCCGTCGCTGCCCCTTCTGTGATGTCACCCATGGCCGTCCGCAAGCACCTGATCCTCTGGAACCTGTCCACCTTGCCCAGACCGTGGCAAACATGGGGCTACGCTTTGTCGTCATTACCTCCGTAGACCGTGATGATCTGCGCGATGGGGGTGCCCATCACTTTGCTCAGGTCATCTCAGCGTTGCGCGAACATTGCCCGGAACTGCATATAGAAATTCTCGTACCGGATTTTCGTGGTCGGGTAAACAAGGCTCTGGCGACGCTCCAGGAGACACCGCCGGATGTCTTCAATCACAATCTGGAAACCATACCACGTCTGTATTTACAGGCTAGGCCCGGTGCGGATTACCACCACTCGCTGCAGCTACTCGCTGCCTTTAAGGCACAACATCCTCATGTCCCCACCAAATCCGGGTTGATGCTTGGTTTGGGTGAGGAACTCGATGAAATCCGCGCAGTGATGCGAGATCTGCGGCAGGCGGGATGCGAGCTACTCACCCTTGGGCAGTATCTGGCACCTTCCCGTCATCATCTGCCAGTCGCGCGTTTCATTCTGCCAGAGGAATTTCGGCAGTTACAGCAGGATGGTATGGCTATGGGATTCCGCCACGTCGCTAGCGGCCCACTGGTACGATCTTCCTATCATGCCGAGCGCAGTTTCCATGAAATGGGCGGGGATTGA
- a CDS encoding YdcF family protein, protein MLLRYTTILTLASALLQPPGVLFILAAIGWLAEILGWRYLGRVLILLALGTLYFFSTAVGARLLLLPLEDRYPPLMQPLHGAEVPRAIVVLGGGEVMQSPESSRETANARTLVRLMAAAQLAKRTGLPIIPSGGAPRLGAPPEAVTMEHILRQDLGVQSPIWPETQSYNTAANAADSAALLVGHDIHQIYLVTSALHMPRAAVWFRHADLKVIPVPTDYRLDRVNGLRPDSWLPRAIYLEISSEASHEYLGLLWLWIQEQGIGGGH, encoded by the coding sequence ATGCTGCTGCGCTATACCACTATATTGACCCTGGCCTCAGCGCTGCTGCAACCACCGGGCGTCTTGTTCATCCTCGCCGCTATCGGTTGGCTAGCGGAAATTCTAGGTTGGCGTTATCTCGGCCGGGTGCTCATTCTGCTCGCGCTGGGCACCCTCTATTTTTTCTCTACTGCGGTAGGAGCACGCCTCCTCCTCTTGCCATTAGAAGATCGCTATCCGCCCCTGATGCAGCCCCTGCACGGTGCCGAGGTTCCCCGGGCGATTGTCGTGTTAGGGGGCGGGGAGGTTATGCAGTCCCCAGAATCATCCCGAGAAACGGCGAATGCACGCACCCTCGTGCGCCTGATGGCGGCGGCACAGCTCGCCAAGCGAACTGGACTCCCCATCATTCCCAGTGGCGGTGCTCCGCGACTGGGCGCCCCACCCGAGGCGGTCACCATGGAGCATATTCTGCGCCAGGATTTGGGCGTACAAAGCCCTATCTGGCCGGAAACCCAATCCTACAATACTGCCGCCAACGCGGCAGACAGCGCGGCACTGCTGGTCGGGCACGATATCCACCAGATATACTTGGTGACCTCCGCATTGCACATGCCACGGGCGGCCGTCTGGTTCCGGCACGCTGACTTGAAAGTGATCCCGGTTCCCACCGATTACCGTCTGGATCGGGTGAACGGACTCCGACCGGATAGCTGGTTGCCGCGCGCCATTTATCTAGAAATCAGTAGCGAGGCAAGCCACGAGTACCTCGGACTGCTTTGGCTCTGGATTCAGGAACAAGGAATCGGGGGTGGTCACTAG
- a CDS encoding L,D-transpeptidase family protein — protein MKKQLGVWFLAAFMGYGATVADASVYALPAQGNMVGALKAVTTHSDDTLLDIGRFYDLGYNQVTAANPGVNPWLPGQASKVVIPAEYVLPPKPWTGIIVDIPARRIYYFPANDRVVYTYPVGVFLPGWKERLTATQIIAKFKMPAWNVPKNIHAWFEKKFHMDIPWYWPPGAENPMGELAMETGLSGIFIHGTYHPWGVGMRASQGCFQMFPENVAQLFPMIPVGTPVRIIDQPNLVGVRDGQVYLQSYKPMHAYHQKGIPDLQRAVMTIKSFMAQNRIKQDVDWGKVRHIVAGHNTVALPIGVDAPSYEALSAALPTTPYAYAPYGPSANGAAVPPPLPLASAADQEHLHVQVTFPDQKS, from the coding sequence ATGAAAAAACAGTTAGGTGTCTGGTTTCTGGCGGCCTTCATGGGGTACGGAGCGACGGTAGCCGATGCCAGTGTATATGCCTTGCCTGCCCAGGGTAATATGGTCGGAGCGCTGAAGGCGGTAACAACCCATAGTGACGATACGCTTTTGGATATCGGGCGCTTCTACGACCTAGGTTACAATCAGGTGACGGCAGCCAACCCCGGAGTTAACCCCTGGCTCCCCGGCCAGGCCAGTAAGGTGGTTATTCCTGCCGAGTATGTTCTACCGCCAAAGCCGTGGACCGGCATCATCGTGGATATTCCGGCACGACGGATTTACTATTTTCCGGCGAATGACCGAGTGGTATACACCTATCCTGTTGGGGTCTTTCTGCCGGGCTGGAAGGAGCGTTTAACGGCCACGCAGATTATCGCCAAGTTTAAAATGCCTGCGTGGAACGTTCCCAAAAATATCCATGCGTGGTTTGAGAAAAAGTTTCACATGGACATTCCATGGTACTGGCCACCCGGCGCCGAGAACCCCATGGGCGAGCTGGCGATGGAGACTGGGCTCTCCGGCATCTTCATCCATGGTACTTATCATCCCTGGGGTGTTGGTATGCGAGCCAGTCAGGGCTGTTTCCAGATGTTTCCGGAGAATGTTGCGCAACTTTTCCCCATGATTCCCGTGGGTACCCCGGTGCGGATTATTGATCAGCCCAACCTTGTGGGTGTACGTGATGGGCAAGTCTATCTGCAGTCCTACAAGCCGATGCATGCCTATCACCAAAAAGGCATCCCGGATTTGCAGCGTGCCGTTATGACGATCAAGTCTTTCATGGCGCAGAATCGCATCAAACAGGATGTTGATTGGGGCAAGGTCCGGCATATTGTGGCGGGGCATAACACCGTGGCACTTCCCATTGGGGTCGACGCGCCGAGCTACGAAGCGCTGTCCGCCGCACTTCCCACAACGCCTTATGCGTACGCACCGTATGGTCCATCGGCGAATGGCGCTGCGGTACCGCCGCCATTACCTCTGGCGAGCGCTGCCGATCAGGAACATTTGCATGTCCAAGTGACTTTCCCCGATCAAAAGTCGTAG
- a CDS encoding response regulator has protein sequence MTKNPSNNDSILVRSIGMDARKEAVFRMAFKMFTRRHYQLLDAGDTQASAVTIIDVDGAEGMTIAHRLHSEQPEQRILLTSVSPQPDSMFPVLQKPVRMETLFPALESLLNGGPVTGKPAGRSGATVMPIRPEVTIPALSTPVAPSPTAANPPVPKPVAAPAATRRPAPLLRSEEIRHFNPQAGLLGLLQIIRRDQSSAIIVNDRQQVILRLDPMADQAILLVDDEHLKSLAREEHPRLQMRAPNDTDVPAPAATRHLTLQSLLWQMGAWTANGRLSQQLQINAPVQLKQWPNLTRLTMLPDALRLAAFLARSPASPALTVKMLRVEPYDLFNFLAAADSLGLLRYNTAENPDNRIQPAAPDAPTVAEIPAAKRSFLGRLLTRISGL, from the coding sequence ATGACGAAAAACCCCTCTAATAACGATAGTATCCTCGTTCGCAGCATCGGGATGGATGCACGCAAAGAAGCCGTCTTCCGTATGGCTTTCAAAATGTTTACCCGGCGCCATTATCAATTGCTGGATGCGGGTGATACGCAAGCATCTGCAGTGACCATTATTGATGTGGATGGTGCGGAGGGGATGACTATCGCCCATCGATTGCATAGCGAACAGCCGGAACAACGGATCCTCCTGACGAGCGTTTCCCCGCAACCCGATAGTATGTTCCCGGTTTTGCAGAAGCCTGTACGTATGGAAACCCTATTTCCAGCGCTGGAGTCGTTACTGAATGGCGGCCCTGTAACTGGAAAACCGGCCGGCAGGAGCGGCGCCACGGTCATGCCCATTCGGCCCGAGGTCACGATCCCCGCGCTGTCCACGCCTGTTGCCCCATCACCCACCGCCGCAAACCCGCCTGTGCCAAAACCCGTCGCAGCGCCAGCCGCTACGCGGCGCCCGGCCCCCTTGCTGCGCTCTGAAGAAATACGTCACTTCAACCCTCAGGCGGGTCTGCTGGGACTTTTACAGATTATCCGGCGTGATCAATCGTCGGCCATTATTGTGAATGACCGGCAACAGGTTATTCTGCGATTAGACCCGATGGCAGATCAAGCCATCTTGCTGGTGGACGATGAACATCTCAAATCGCTGGCACGAGAAGAGCACCCGCGACTACAAATGCGTGCCCCCAATGACACTGACGTCCCCGCTCCTGCAGCCACAAGGCACCTCACCCTTCAGTCTCTGCTCTGGCAAATGGGCGCATGGACTGCTAACGGACGTCTCAGCCAACAACTACAGATCAACGCCCCGGTACAGCTGAAGCAATGGCCCAACCTGACGCGACTTACCATGCTGCCTGACGCGCTGCGTTTAGCCGCTTTTTTAGCCCGCTCTCCGGCATCTCCTGCGTTGACGGTGAAGATGTTACGCGTCGAGCCATATGATCTCTTCAACTTTCTTGCCGCCGCAGACAGCTTAGGACTGCTGCGCTACAACACGGCAGAGAATCCCGACAACCGCATCCAGCCAGCGGCGCCCGATGCGCCAACGGTTGCAGAAATACCCGCGGCCAAAAGAAGCTTCTTGGGTCGGCTCCTTACCCGCATTTCCGGGCTGTAA
- a CDS encoding ATP/GTP-binding protein, with the protein MREDNKIIFTGPVGVGKTTAISALSDIPIISTDAQASDMTLNRKGHTTVAMDYGVLKLDVNTKIHLYGTPGQERFDFMWDILTTGGLGLILMLDNTRPNPKKDLHFFLHAFKDFIVDVPVVIGVSKTDVQTQPQIADYASMLPEVTADLRMLNPIPPIFEVDGRNKEDVKNLVMALLYCIDPGIGDQL; encoded by the coding sequence GTGAGAGAAGACAATAAAATTATCTTTACCGGTCCTGTTGGTGTGGGCAAAACGACCGCCATTTCAGCATTGTCGGATATTCCAATTATCTCCACTGATGCCCAGGCCTCGGATATGACGCTCAATCGCAAGGGTCACACCACCGTGGCGATGGATTATGGTGTACTGAAGCTGGATGTGAACACTAAAATTCACTTGTATGGGACCCCTGGCCAGGAGCGTTTCGACTTCATGTGGGACATTCTCACCACCGGTGGCCTCGGCCTCATCTTGATGCTGGACAACACCCGCCCTAACCCGAAAAAAGATCTGCACTTTTTTCTCCATGCCTTCAAAGATTTCATTGTCGACGTTCCCGTAGTCATCGGGGTTTCAAAGACAGATGTCCAGACACAACCTCAGATAGCAGACTACGCCAGCATGCTCCCAGAAGTGACCGCTGATTTACGGATGCTTAATCCCATTCCACCGATTTTTGAAGTGGATGGTCGAAACAAGGAAGACGTTAAAAATCTGGTTATGGCACTTCTTTACTGCATCGATCCTGGAATCGGGGATCAATTATGA
- a CDS encoding roadblock/LC7 domain-containing protein, producing the protein MSIELVATSADLYGEVTPAGAFYATSSPNQEGSRIVLLHILREGHRVPFSIKAAQRWTQAANEDEALRSIFRLQRLGLLRGTAHPRQQEDKRLEDALPPLLAQLSDVQRTLLADENGFYLAAAGYTHEAAEELAGLSGDLLSLQSRHGRLLKNNLHVNTETWGLLDPAGRSELGFWPLFIGQQRFMLVVSGTPRLQDQSFVTLVQDLDKRYR; encoded by the coding sequence ATGAGTATCGAACTGGTCGCCACCAGCGCTGATCTTTATGGTGAAGTGACCCCAGCCGGGGCTTTTTATGCCACATCCAGCCCGAATCAGGAAGGAAGCCGGATCGTTCTATTGCATATTTTAAGAGAAGGACACCGGGTGCCCTTTAGCATCAAGGCCGCACAGCGTTGGACTCAGGCGGCGAACGAAGACGAAGCCCTGCGCAGCATTTTTCGCCTGCAACGACTAGGCTTATTACGGGGTACGGCTCATCCACGTCAGCAAGAAGACAAGCGCCTGGAAGATGCGCTACCGCCCCTCCTCGCGCAACTTTCGGATGTACAGAGAACACTCCTCGCCGACGAAAATGGCTTTTATCTCGCCGCAGCCGGCTACACCCATGAAGCCGCGGAAGAACTCGCCGGGCTTTCGGGAGATTTACTCTCCCTGCAATCCAGGCATGGTCGTTTGCTAAAAAACAACCTGCATGTCAACACTGAAACCTGGGGATTGCTCGATCCCGCAGGACGCTCTGAGCTGGGGTTCTGGCCATTATTCATCGGTCAGCAACGTTTTATGCTCGTCGTTAGCGGTACGCCTCGCCTGCAGGATCAATCCTTCGTTACACTGGTACAGGATTTAGATAAACGCTATCGCTAA
- a CDS encoding roadblock/LC7 domain-containing protein, protein MREEMLKSVLSDLNGSSADIEASAVISTDGLTIASLLSSTMDEDRVGAMAAAMLSLGDRTAAELARGELEQVMIKGDNGYVLLIHAGPDAVLTVIARKEAKLGLVFLDAKRGASGIAELL, encoded by the coding sequence ATGCGCGAAGAAATGCTTAAATCCGTCCTCAGTGATCTGAACGGGTCTTCTGCGGACATCGAGGCATCAGCCGTGATTTCTACCGACGGCCTCACTATCGCCTCACTGCTTTCTTCCACCATGGATGAAGACCGGGTCGGGGCCATGGCGGCGGCGATGCTTTCCCTGGGCGACCGTACTGCCGCAGAGTTGGCACGGGGCGAGCTGGAACAGGTCATGATCAAGGGCGATAACGGCTACGTTCTGCTTATTCACGCCGGCCCGGATGCCGTCCTGACCGTCATTGCCCGCAAAGAGGCGAAGCTCGGACTGGTCTTTCTCGACGCGAAGCGCGGGGCTTCAGGGATTGCCGAACTGCTTTGA
- the glyQ gene encoding glycine--tRNA ligase subunit alpha: protein MTFQEIIQRLQGFWADQGCVLLQPMDMPVGAGTFHPATFLRAIGPEPWRAAYVQPSRRPTDGRYGNNPNRLQHYYQFQAVLKPNPVNLQELYLESLAALGIDSQVQDIRFVEDDWESPTLGAWGLGWEVWLNGMEVTQFTYFQQVGGLDCHPVMGEVTYGLERLAMYLQGVESVYDLVWTPGILYGDVFHQNEVEQSRYNFELAPVEDLFQRFDQAEKDCCALLAARLPLPAYERVLDCSHTFNLLDARHAIGVNERARFIGRVRTLARGVAENYAEARAALGHPLLRSQDVSA, encoded by the coding sequence ATGACTTTCCAGGAAATCATCCAGCGGCTGCAAGGCTTCTGGGCCGATCAAGGCTGTGTTCTACTCCAGCCCATGGATATGCCGGTGGGTGCCGGCACCTTCCACCCTGCCACTTTCCTGCGGGCCATTGGCCCCGAACCATGGCGCGCCGCCTATGTGCAGCCGTCCCGGCGTCCCACGGATGGCCGTTACGGGAACAATCCCAATCGTCTCCAGCACTACTATCAGTTTCAGGCGGTGCTCAAACCAAATCCGGTGAACTTGCAGGAACTCTACCTCGAATCGCTGGCGGCCCTTGGCATTGATTCCCAGGTGCAGGATATCCGTTTTGTCGAAGATGACTGGGAGTCACCTACTCTGGGTGCCTGGGGTCTGGGCTGGGAAGTCTGGCTGAATGGGATGGAAGTCACCCAGTTCACCTATTTTCAGCAAGTAGGTGGCTTGGATTGTCATCCGGTCATGGGCGAAGTCACTTATGGTCTGGAACGGCTGGCCATGTACCTGCAGGGCGTAGAAAGTGTTTACGACCTTGTGTGGACCCCCGGCATCCTCTACGGAGATGTGTTTCATCAGAACGAAGTGGAGCAATCCCGCTATAATTTTGAGCTGGCCCCGGTAGAAGACCTTTTCCAGCGCTTCGACCAGGCAGAAAAAGACTGCTGCGCGTTGCTGGCGGCGCGGCTCCCCCTACCCGCCTACGAACGGGTACTGGACTGTTCCCACACCTTCAACCTGCTGGATGCCCGCCATGCCATCGGCGTCAACGAGCGCGCGCGATTCATCGGCCGCGTCCGTACTCTCGCCCGTGGCGTCGCCGAGAACTATGCCGAAGCGCGTGCCGCCCTCGGTCATCCTTTACTGCGGAGCCAAGATGTCAGCGCCTGA
- the glyS gene encoding glycine--tRNA ligase subunit beta has protein sequence MSAPEDLLLELGCEELPAREQLPLQDAATEIVGQLLDKAGLQYGNICGYVTPRRLALWIKGVSRQSLPHETLRRGPPVERARDAQGKPTAAAEGFARSCGVSVDDLLTLETDKGPVLAWREVGAAQDSHVLLPEIASKLVTSLPLRKRMHWGARSDSFLRPVRWLLLRQGQQVLDWHIFGLNAGGESFGHRVHHPQAVQITTPADYADSLLQANVMVDFAGRRARVAAKIAALAGEMAVRPILPAALLDEITGLNEWPVILAGSFASDYLRVPEEALITVMMQHQRYVPLRGQDGRLVPYYLFAANLHSLDAQVIINGNNRVLHARLADAAFFWDQDRQVSLQMQRAALAGVLFQDGLGSIFDKTTRLQKLAVSLAPHFAVDAGDMDRAAELCKSDLISGLVNEFPELQGTMGGHYAQHDGENIRVATAIAQHYLPSGRDDEIPVDAHGQCLAITDKLDTLCGFFAIGKVPTGDRDPFALRRAALGVLRIVLDARVPLNLEEAVASTLAAYGSAFAKNKTETQTAVLDFFLDRMRVYFREEGFRADQIAAVLSRQPYEPLDARQRLEALALFQAEHAAADALAALIKRINNLLRKETLSATWQVDPRRFTDPAESALWEHWQALAPPVYGQLAKRQYAAALDLLAGLRPPVDQFFDGVMILAEEPVLRRNRLALLAQLQEAFLRIADFSLLQGA, from the coding sequence ATGTCAGCGCCTGAAGATCTCCTGCTGGAACTAGGTTGTGAAGAATTGCCAGCGCGGGAACAACTACCCCTGCAGGATGCCGCGACCGAGATCGTGGGCCAATTGCTGGACAAGGCCGGGTTGCAGTATGGGAACATCTGCGGCTATGTCACCCCGCGACGACTCGCCCTCTGGATTAAGGGCGTGTCCCGACAGAGTCTACCGCACGAAACCCTGCGCCGTGGTCCGCCCGTGGAACGCGCCCGTGATGCGCAGGGTAAGCCCACGGCGGCGGCGGAGGGCTTTGCTCGCTCCTGCGGGGTCAGCGTTGACGATCTGCTCACCCTGGAGACGGACAAAGGCCCGGTCCTCGCCTGGCGGGAAGTGGGCGCCGCCCAGGACAGCCACGTCCTGTTACCCGAGATCGCCAGCAAACTGGTGACCAGTTTGCCCCTGCGCAAACGTATGCATTGGGGAGCACGTTCCGATAGTTTCCTGCGCCCGGTGCGCTGGCTTTTGCTGCGTCAGGGCCAGCAGGTGCTGGACTGGCATATTTTTGGTCTGAACGCTGGCGGAGAAAGCTTCGGGCATCGTGTCCATCATCCCCAGGCGGTCCAGATTACCACACCCGCCGATTACGCAGACTCCTTGCTACAGGCAAACGTAATGGTAGATTTCGCCGGGCGCCGCGCGCGCGTTGCCGCCAAGATAGCGGCCTTGGCCGGTGAGATGGCCGTTAGGCCCATCCTGCCGGCAGCCTTGCTGGACGAGATCACCGGACTTAACGAATGGCCGGTCATTCTCGCCGGTAGTTTCGCCTCGGACTACCTGCGGGTGCCGGAAGAAGCGCTGATTACGGTCATGATGCAGCACCAGCGTTATGTCCCCCTGCGCGGCCAGGATGGGCGCCTGGTGCCCTATTATCTGTTTGCGGCCAACCTGCACAGCCTGGATGCGCAGGTCATCATCAATGGGAATAACCGGGTACTACATGCCCGACTGGCCGATGCTGCCTTCTTTTGGGATCAGGATCGCCAAGTCTCACTGCAGATGCAACGGGCCGCGCTAGCGGGGGTACTGTTTCAGGACGGCCTCGGCAGCATTTTCGACAAAACCACGCGTCTGCAGAAGCTTGCAGTGTCCCTCGCGCCACACTTTGCGGTAGATGCAGGAGACATGGACCGCGCCGCAGAACTCTGCAAAAGTGACCTGATCAGCGGTCTGGTGAATGAGTTCCCTGAATTGCAGGGCACCATGGGCGGCCACTACGCCCAGCATGACGGAGAAAACATCCGTGTTGCCACTGCCATTGCCCAGCATTACCTGCCCAGTGGTCGCGATGACGAAATCCCGGTGGATGCGCATGGGCAGTGCCTGGCCATTACTGACAAGCTGGACACCCTCTGCGGCTTTTTTGCCATCGGCAAAGTCCCTACCGGCGACCGCGACCCCTTCGCCCTACGCCGCGCCGCACTGGGGGTGCTGCGGATTGTGCTGGATGCTCGGGTGCCCCTGAACCTGGAGGAAGCGGTAGCCAGTACGCTGGCCGCTTACGGCAGCGCTTTTGCCAAAAACAAAACGGAGACGCAGACTGCAGTGCTCGACTTCTTTCTGGACCGGATGCGTGTCTATTTCCGGGAGGAGGGTTTCCGTGCCGACCAAATCGCTGCCGTGCTCAGCCGCCAACCCTACGAGCCACTGGATGCGCGTCAGCGTCTTGAAGCCCTCGCCCTTTTCCAAGCCGAGCATGCTGCGGCGGATGCTCTGGCCGCGCTGATCAAACGGATCAACAATCTGTTACGCAAGGAAACCCTCTCTGCCACTTGGCAGGTGGACCCACGGCGCTTTACGGATCCCGCAGAGAGCGCACTCTGGGAACACTGGCAAGCCCTGGCACCGCCCGTCTATGGGCAACTCGCAAAACGCCAATATGCCGCAGCTTTAGACCTGCTCGCGGGCTTACGTCCCCCGGTCGATCAATTTTTTGACGGGGTCATGATCCTTGCCGAAGAGCCAGTGCTACGCCGGAATCGTCTCGCTCTGCTTGCTCAACTCCAAGAGGCGTTTCTGCGCATCGCCGACTTCTCGCTGTTACAGGGGGCCTGA
- the gmhB gene encoding D-glycero-beta-D-manno-heptose 1,7-bisphosphate 7-phosphatase translates to MGQLVILDRDGVINEDSSAFIKSPAEWRPIPGSLEAIARLNRAGYQVVVATNQSGVGRGLFDIRTLTAIHQRMRQALAAVGGRIDAIFFCPHAPEAECACRKPAPGLFHEIQERLQTSLEQVPAIGDSMRDLVAAREAGARPVLVLTGKGQSMRLKAETAGIPIFADLNAAVHAILGIP, encoded by the coding sequence ATGGGGCAACTGGTCATCCTCGATCGTGACGGCGTCATCAACGAGGACAGTAGCGCCTTTATCAAATCCCCTGCCGAGTGGCGTCCTATTCCAGGCAGTCTGGAGGCAATCGCGCGTCTGAACCGCGCTGGCTATCAGGTGGTGGTAGCCACCAACCAGTCCGGTGTGGGTCGGGGGCTTTTCGATATCCGTACCTTGACCGCTATCCATCAGCGTATGCGCCAGGCACTGGCCGCCGTAGGCGGTCGGATAGATGCGATTTTCTTCTGTCCCCATGCCCCGGAAGCGGAATGCGCGTGTCGTAAGCCAGCGCCTGGCCTATTTCACGAGATCCAGGAGCGCCTGCAGACCTCGCTGGAACAAGTTCCCGCCATTGGCGACAGTATGCGCGATCTGGTCGCCGCGCGTGAAGCCGGCGCACGCCCCGTGCTGGTACTGACGGGCAAAGGCCAAAGCATGCGCCTGAAAGCGGAAACGGCGGGCATCCCTATTTTCGCTGATCTTAACGCGGCAGTACACGCCATTCTCGGCATTCCGTGA